In Dehalococcoidales bacterium, the genomic stretch TGATTGAACCTTTGCTGGCCAGCAGTACCTTTGTCAGATCTCCTACGGTCTGGTGGGGCGGGTCAGAAATCATCAGCCAGCCCATAATACGGCCGGCCATCCGGGGCATCCCGGTCTGCTCGAAGAAGATGCCGACTTCTTCCACAAAATGTTTTTGTGCGGTATGTCTGTCACCGGTTGTCATCCCGCGCTCCTGCGCAATTCGCTTCTCAGTATAGTATACCAAGTACGGGATGTTTTATCTATACTGAACATAGTGAATGTCATATGAGCTATGGTTTGGTAAAGGATGGACAGTGCCGGCTAAGGCAGGAAGCGGGCGATCAGCTGGAGCAGGATTATGGCAACCAGGGGAGTAAAGTCCACTCTGCCGGTGGTGGGTATGATGCAGCGCAGCGGGGCCAGGACCGGCTCGGTGACGTGATAGAGAACGTTGACCAGGGTATTGCCCGGACGTGGTGAGAACCAGGTCAATACCGCCCGGGCAAAAATGGCGATGGTAAGCGCTTCACAGAGCAGTTTGAGGAAGAATATCACGGTTGCGTTTCTAATCTCTTTCTGGCTCTATCATAAGCAGCGGTCACGGCTCGCTTCATCAGGTCGGCGAACCCTCCTTTCTCCATCTCAGCCAGGGCGGCGGCGGTGGTACCGCCGGGAGTGGTCACTATCCGGCGCAGTTCTGAAGGCTCTTTGCCTGAAGCCTGGATAAGGTGTCCCGAGCCGAGCATTGTCTGTAATACCAGTTCCCGGGCGACATCACCGGGGAGGCCGATATTTACCGCCGCCTCCACCAGTACCTCAACGAAGAGGAAGAAGTAAGCGGGGCCACTGCCGCTTACCGCCGTGGCCATATCAAGGTATCTTTCATCGTCGACGTAGATTTCCTTGCCCATGGCGCCCAGGATGGAACCCGCCCGGCTTTTTTGCTGTTCGGTTACTTCGGCGGTGGCTGTCCAGACGCTGATGCCCTCGCCAATCTGGGCCGGTGT encodes the following:
- a CDS encoding YggT family protein; translated protein: MIFFLKLLCEALTIAIFARAVLTWFSPRPGNTLVNVLYHVTEPVLAPLRCIIPTTGRVDFTPLVAIILLQLIARFLP
- the proC gene encoding pyrroline-5-carboxylate reductase, whose protein sequence is MKIAFIGGGNMGEAIVSAVLDKKLSEPQYIAVSDVSDDRCRYLRQKYGVAASTDNRLTAEKGEVVVLAIKPQTLHEAAPDLRGQLKPSQLVLSILAGIDIATIRRELNHDPIVRAMPNTPAQIGEGISVWTATAEVTEQQKSRAGSILGAMGKEIYVDDERYLDMATAVSGSGPAYFFLFVEVLVEAAVNIGLPGDVARELVLQTMLGSGHLIQASGKEPSELRRIVTTPGGTTAAALAEMEKGGFADLMKRAVTAAYDRARKRLETQP